The Arachis ipaensis cultivar K30076 chromosome B03, Araip1.1, whole genome shotgun sequence region CTCTAGTATTTAGTTGGAGAACTTACTTTTTGATTTGGTGTTAGTCCTTGAATTAGGTGTGATGTTTTTGTATTTCGGACATTTTAATATTAGTAGTGTTGTCCTATTCTTGATCATTATTCTTAATGACAATGTCGAAGAAAATATGACTGAAATGTAGgatttgttttgtgtcttttctcccttttttgaGTCGAGTTTGTAACACAACaatcgaaaaaaaattaatttaataattaaaatgtaTCATGAAACTTTCTTATTAAAGTTGAGAAGACtctccaaaattaataaactccctttctacatttttttatctatctctctctcattttttagtttttttagtcAATAGAGACTTTTGTCTCTTACGATTTTTTAGTAAAAGTAGTTTAATACTATAAATTTTTTATGTCATAATCTATAATGTCAAAACCaacgtaattttaaaaaatttatatttctataaTATTAgtacaaataaaaaatactaataaattaatattatCTTACTAAAATGTTGAAAATAATGATTTTTTTTCGTTGAATATGTGGCATTAAGAcaagataataataaataaaacaaacaaaaagacaCCGTTCATATCCCCTGCGATCGCGTTCTTTCTTCACCGTTCTCGATCCATTTCCATTTTCtactaaaaaagaaaaattcatttcatttcatttcaatCCATTTTTCTTGTTCCGTCTCCGACAAATGTTTCCCGGCGCCGGCGTTTCCAAGAAGAGGCAGCGCACCACCACCACCGCCGCCGCCGCTAGTCGCCATTCCTCCACCATAGCTAACTCTTCATACTCCGATAAAACCCTAACCGAAGTCTCTCAAGACCGCCTCCACCGTTCCCCGAGCACCACAAACGCCGCCGGGGACGCAGCCGCAGCTGAAATCTTCTTCAACGACTCGTCCANNNNNNNNNNNNNNNNNNNNNNNNNNNNNNNNNNNNNNNNNNNNNNNNNNNNNNNNNNNNNNNNNNNNNNNNNNNNNNNNNNNNNNNNNNNNNNNNNNNNNNNNCTCCGCCGCTCGAAGTACTTCTCCGCACTCTTATCCGACCGATGGATCTGCCACGTCCACCCTCCTCCGCCACCGGAACACTCCTCCGCCTCCACCACAACTACTTCCGACGAAGAAAACGAGCTCTTCCGTCTCAATCTCGGAGTTCCTCCCACACCTGGCTCAATCCGATCGCATCTCACGGTGCTTGAGCTTCTCTACACCAACGATTTCGCTACCGCAATCGACAGCGCCTCCACCGCGCTCGATCTCCTCCCGGTGGCTCTAGAACTTCTCTTCGAGGATTGTGTCAGGTCATGCGTAGGGTTCCTTGAAGCAGTTCCATGgacggaagaagaagaaaagcgaGTCCTGAGCCTGATCCCGTTCCTCAGCGAAGAAGAATCGAAAGAGCTTCTCGCCAGGGTTTCACCGGTCGGAGAAGACTCTTGCGAGCTCATGCTTGAAGGCCTGATCTCCTCTGCGATGAACAATTACCAGAACACAGCGTTCGTGAAGGCGTTCGTGGCGAAGATCCTAAGAGATTTCTCGTCTAAGGAATCGGCGAAGAGAGTTTTGGAGAAGGCGTTCAAAACGAGCTTGTTGACGGTGAAGGAATCGTTGGAGGATTATTCGAGTCCCGTGTTCAGAGGGGACCATAACGAAACTGAGGCTCTTCAGAGGTTGAATCTGCATAAGGCTTCGACCAATGGGAAACATTTGCTGTGGCTTGTGGAGAGGATGATTGAGCTGAAGGTGGCTGATGCTGCTGTCAGGGAGTGGAGCGAGCAGGCCGCTTTCACCGCCGATCTTCAGAGGGCGTTCCGCGATGATGCGTGGAGGAACATTGTGCCTGGCCTCCCTGCTGTTGTCCTTAGGTGTACTTGCAAGCTCGCTAATGCTGTTAGTGCTGGCACTATTCTGGCATCGAAGCAGGTACCGTACGATTCGTTTTAGACTTATAGCTTTTGCATTTGCATTTGGGATATTGCTTTCTAATGTATGGGAAGTTACATTAACAATTGTTTCAATTACATTATAATTGCtgttattttgaaaattttgggaaaCCATAGAGGTTGCCATTGCTATTGTGATGTGATTGTGGTGACTGTTGTAACATTATTATTCACGCTGCAATTAGGGTTGGGGGCAGCAATTTGCGATTTGAAACCATGTCACTAATGTTAATTCTATGACATCATCTGAAAGTTTCATTCTACCGAGGTATTGTTTGATCTTTGATGATCTACCTGGTGTTTCTCTAGGTTATTCGAATTGTTTGGTACTCTTGACTCTAAACAGGATTTTTCTATATGTGCTTGAATAGTTGAGCATATTGCTATGGTTATGACTTGTGATGGTGCTTTTTGCGCGAGGTCAAGGAGTTGAGTAGTTGTTGCTTTAGTTCTCTGATTTCAGCTCCGGTTTATTTGAAAAAGTGTGTTAGTAATAAGGGCTGTTGCTTGTATAAAACAGACCGAATAATAGGAATTAGTTTCCTCCCCATTGGCAATGGGATGTTAACAAATTTGCAAAAATGCTGGCTGAAAAGGGTAGTCTATGTCCATTAAAATCAATGCAATTAAAAGGTAACAAAAAGTTCCTGAGGTGCCAGGGGGCTCTGCACTTCTTCTTGGTTAGGCTTTACCCTTTTGGTGGGACATGCATTTGGTGCCTTATTTTACATTACTGCTTTATCTGAGGAATGTTTAGGTGCCATATTGGTAAATCCCCCATCTTACTCATTGTGAATCTACAGGGGTATAAATTATAATTGTTTGAAGGTTAAAAAAATAGTTACTTGTTGCATTGTTAGTTTCTGTCAACATTTCAGTTTTCCATTTTATTATGAATATAATGCTTCAGCAGTTAAGTTGCATAGAAAATTCTGGAGAGATATGTGTATATTTAGCTGTATTCTATTTGTGGTGCATATCATTTTGGTGCCTTTCATCTTAAGGGTATGTTTGTATGGGGTAAAAATAAGGGGTTTACTTGATGAGAGGTTTAATTTGAGACTGATTTCAGTTGTAATCTGCATGCCTTCTCTCAGGTACTGTTCGTGTTTCCTAATATTGTTATTTCATGCTTGAGATTAATTAGCTTCCATAAGTTACTATTGCATGATATTCCAAATGTTAGTTTAGAAATATCAATAGTAAGCTCGTGTATTCACATCCCTCTTCTTTGCTCTGTTCAGGTTAGAAGGAAACTAGTAGAAGATTGGCTTCCCGTTTTGGTGGTTTGCAAAGATAACGTTTCACCAATATCACCCAGCAATAAATCGCTATATCTGGAGCTGGAAGAAACATTTCTGCGGATCATATCCACACTGCCTATGTCTGACGCTCAGGAACTGTTGCAGCGGTGCCTAAGCTTTTCAACCCGAAACGTTGAAGATTGTCCTCACTTGGTGACAGCATTCAACACCTGGTTCAGGCGTGCCGCCCAACCTCTGAAACCAGATAGCACTTTTGATCAATAAGGGACATGTTTCCGTTGATTGCACCTTCTTTTGGTTGCTTTCTTGTCAATATTTGTGTATATGTCCATGTCCATAACTAACTCATGTTCAGGAAGTTGAACATTAACATTGTACATATGAAGTAAATCCAGCTGAGTCCTTGCAGCGAGTCTGGAGGTGTTAGCCTAGTTCTTTGATGCAAACGGTTTAGTAGGTTATGGGTTAAACTGTGCATAGGAAACTACAAGTCCAAAATGAAAATAGGACCCGTGATTTGACCCATTTCAAATAAGTTGGTGTTTTCTAGCTTTGAATAGAGAACAGTTTGAAGATAATCCGATTCTACATTTAAGTATTTCAAATTTGCAACCTTGAAAAGAAACTACTTTGTTGTTTGTCCGTTGCAGATCTTAGCTCAATTCACTTGTATAACTCTGGTTTTCATGAATGACTAGAAGCTAGTTAATAACGTGACTGGCTTATATTAATTTAAACTGAAGAATGTTACTGTGGTTTTGATGTGAATTAAGCGTAATTGATTTGTGGACATAAAATTGGCGAGTTAAACAAGTGCAATTGTCGCAAGAGCTATTTAGTGACCATTTTATGTATACCTCAACCTCAAGCAGATGGGATAGAGACATTTGCAGGGATCAAATTTTAACCAACCAATTCATTTGGATTACGAAGGAAGGACCTACAAGAGCAACCAGCAAAGGGAATG contains the following coding sequences:
- the LOC107628893 gene encoding BTB/POZ domain-containing protein At3g05675 (The sequence of the model RefSeq protein was modified relative to this genomic sequence to represent the inferred CDS: added 122 bases not found in genome assembly); its protein translation is MFPGAGVSKKRQRTTTTAAAASRHSSTIANSSYSDKTLTEVSQDRLHRSPSTTNAAGDAAAAEIFFNDSSTADVVLRLFIDAVSPLQPTSSPTSADSVSISDLHVYLHSSVLRRSKYFSALLSDRWICHVHPPPPPEHSSASTTTTSDEENELFRLNLGVPPTPGSIRSHLTVLELLYTNDFATAIDSASTALDLLPVALELLFEDCVRSCVGFLEAVPWTEEEEKRVLSLIPFLSEEESKELLARVSPVGEDSCELMLEGLISSAMNNYQNTAFVKAFVAKILRDFSSKESAKRVLEKAFKTSLLTVKESLEDYSSPVFRGDHNETEALQRLNLHKASTNGKHLLWLVERMIELKVADAAVREWSEQAAFTADLQRAFRDDAWRNIVPGLPAVVLRCTCKLANAVSAGTILASKQVRRKLVEDWLPVLVVCKDNVSPISPSNKSLYLELEETFLRIISTLPMSDAQELLQRCLSFSTRNVEDCPHLVTAFNTWFRRAAQPLKPDSTFDQ